A window of the Microplitis mediator isolate UGA2020A chromosome 5, iyMicMedi2.1, whole genome shotgun sequence genome harbors these coding sequences:
- the LOC130668949 gene encoding kinase D-interacting substrate of 220 kDa isoform X5, with the protein MQLSIISWMNSVSSLYDFTATSQSTLHRSDSMVSLCYRPLATYITEDNLIALRNFLENKRVPIDDRDENGSTALILSASKGKIQFVRELINHGADVNAEDADNWTALLCAAKEGHTDVCLELLEHGADLEHRDLGGWTALMWASYKGHTSTVTLLLTRGADVNAHGNYHISSLLWAAGRGHTEIVKELIVNGAKVNVGDKYGTTALIWAARKGSLEIVDTLLRAGANVDTAGMYSWTALIVAAIGNYVDVITLLLEYKPNVNALDKDGYTALAIASREGYHEIVSALLNAGAYINIQDRAGDTNLIHAVKNGHRNVVDALLKKHVDVNIAGKDRKTATYIAVEKGNISILKLLLQANPDLEIATKDGDTPLLRAVRSRNGDIVQLLLDKNAKVHATDNKGDTVLHIAMRARSKAIVEILLRNPKNSQLLYRPNRQGETPYNIDLKHPKTILGQVFGARRLNTNEDNENMLGYDLYSSALADILSEPSLSTPITVGLYAKWGSGKSFLLNKLREEMKNFAKQWIDPAFQFSTLLLIVTIHVSVLVGVTVGLALMSWIIGIIVGVSTLTLVYTVLGLTWYSNNHYDWRWPYKFNVGLTTKLNSLRLLLQVIFCHPPGSQTNDGLTIQPIKFYFTDQTRVGTTAAGENAVVQMVGSLYDSIENDFGSLVTRLYRAFRPKPVKSTSNWRWRHLCCLPYIVIFEFCFFSLVVGVSVVTIYFVDSYNNIETIKPFTAHIIMITVALLLAFNVIANLYTWSRTFRALIFSQRRHLQRSIAKLDTLKSEGFIQTLKYEVTLMIEMVKCLDSFTAQQSRLVLIVDGLDSCEQDKVLLVLDAMQALFLDNGCPFIIILAIDPHIISKAVEVNSRRLFTESNIGGHDYLRNMVHVPFYLQNSGLRKVKIAQQTAQLYKKGTWYETEESVNYATTSSIHHPVSNRRLSTESSVMNSNEKLKPPSRKGSRKMRLSESIASSIGSNLNRLGGAQDLNKMLLTDDYFSDVNPRSMRRLMNVVYVTGRLLKAFQIDFNWYHLASWINITEQWPFRTSWIIHHYDKGDECDDTTPLKVVYDKVRPQIPTLKEVQPLLEIDRDERKLDAFLGVHRNDLLVSDMKIFLPFTINLDPYIKKKIKEEQQSMEDDGSMAMYKNPWQKSVIEPPWGNRTNLSNRHAKLTKTPSLQGSVYPPPAPIIPWQVPTMAYDWTQTPWMSMPPVELINKSLSATTTLPTDILELKLSSLSVNSVCDLLSKVDELNPNNIESYKNIVRENNITGKVLLHCDLAELKEVLKMTFGDWELFRMVIVSLREQERTSFTTCEEGPRSVRFTVQPEINRKDVRETQVNNPRVLTHVDKEKSISRTDGPPRRDSTKHSIMEKQVTLEEQMICGALQTLNEEACEDVLNVPSPSVVPPPDSLPGGRARSVSVTTAPDTDYVLLQPSPIYHWVPVPDEPESSDDSSQGSTTQLHRSSSQRSVTSQRSTRSTYSYNNRVKKKPPTSTAARPTSLRISPTASPRPAYRSKSTDEYPTKNEVPAKQIPSSALLGNNLRHSTPTITDEIKIIVPTVPTNLDKLTKLKDRLIGTSSSPSLHACESDDESTPLVSELSTPSHTQSDSVFTHALSPESDQSPLSMKSLPQTGEHAIDIQYCDSMSLVIHESADARSLSRQNAEEWDSPETPV; encoded by the exons ATGCAACTCTCAATAATATCCTGGATGAACAGCGTGTCCTCGCTGTACGACTTTACGGCAACATCACAGAGC ACTCTCCACCGGTCGGACTCGATGGTGTCGCTGTGCTACCGGCCCCTTGCCACTTACATCACCGAGGACAACCTCATCGCTCTTAGAAACTTTCTTGAGAATAAAAGAGTGCCCATTGATGACCGTGATGAG AATGGCAGTACAGCTCTCATCCTCTCAGCGTCGAAAGGTAAAATCCAATTCGTCCGCGAGCTCATCAATCATGGGGCGGATGTCAATGCCGAAGATGCCGACAACTGGACAGCACTTTTGTGCGCAGCGAAAGAAGGACATACGGACGTGTGCTTGGAACTGCTGGAGCATGGAGCGGATCTCGAGCACAGAGACTTGGGAGGGTGGACCGCTCTCATGTGGGCTTCATACAAAGGCCACACGTCCACGGTAACGTTGCTCCTAACACGGGGTGCTGATGTAAATGCTCACGGAAATTATCACATATCATCATTGCTGTGGGCAGCAGGACGAGGACACACTGAAATAGTCAAGGAGCTTATTGTCAACGGTGCTAAAGTTAACGTCGGTGATAAGTACGGGACAACTGCGCTGATTTGGGCAGCGAGAAAAGGCAGCCTTGAAATAGTCGACACTCTGTTGAGAGCTGGAGCAAATGTTGATACAGCTGGTATGTATTCATGGACGGCACTCATTGTCGCAGCTATCGGCAATTATGTTGATGTGATCACGCTGCTGTTGGAGTACAAACCGAATGTAAATGCACTTGATAAAGACGGGTACACAGCACTAGCAATAGCCTCTCGCGAAGGTTATCACGAGATAGTCTCCGCTCTGCTCAATGCCGGTGCGTACATTAATATCCAAGACCGTGCTGGCGACACAAATTTAATTCACGCTGTTAAAAATGGCCATCGTAATGTCGTCGATgcgcttttaaaaaaacacgTTGACGTAAATATTGCTGGTAAAGATAGAAAGACTGCTACGTACATTGCCGTGGAAAAAGGTAATATAtcgatattaaaattactattacaAGCAAATCCTGATCTCGAAATAGCAACAAAAGATGGTGACACGCCGTTATTACGCGCTGTAAGATCACGTAATGGTGATATAGTCCAATTATTATTAGATAAAAATGCCAAAGTTCATGCTACGGATAATAAAGGAGACACGGTGCTGCATATTGCAATGCGAGCCCGTTCAAAAGCAATTGTTGAAATACTTTTAAGGAATCCAAAAAATAGCCAGCTGCTCTATCGTCCCAATAGACAAGGCGAGACGCCTTATAATATTGACTTGAAGCATCCAAAGACTATTTTAGGGCAAGTTTTCGGCGCCCGTCGGCTCAACACTAATGAGGACAACGAAAATATGCTCGGATACGACTTATACAGCAGTGCTCTGGCAGATATTCTCAGCGAGCCCTCTCTCTCGACACCGATCACCGTAGGGCTGTACGCGAAATGGGGATCAGGAAAGTCTTTTTTGCTAAACAAGTTACGCGAAGAGATGAAAAACTTTGCCAAGCAGTGGATCGATCCTGCGTTCCAATTCTCAACACTGCTATTAATCGTCACAATTCATGTCTCTGTACTCGTTGGAGTTACTGTAGGCTTAGCTTTGATGTCGTGGATCATCGGTATTATAGTGGGCGTATCGACACTTACTCTAGTTTACACAGTGCTGGGACTCACGTGGTACTCAAACAATCATTACGATTGGCGTTGGCCGTATAAGTTCAACGTTGGTTTGACGACCAAGCTCAATTCGTTAAGACTATTGCTCCAAGTAATATTTTGTCATCCTCCTGGTAGCCAGACAAATGATGGCCTAACAATACagccaattaaattttatttcactgaTCAAACACGAGTGGGAACAACAGCTGCCGGCGAGAATGCCGTTGTACAAATGGTTGGTTCACTGTATGATTCTATTGAAAATGACTTTGGATCACTTGTTACTCGGCTGTATCGAGCCTTCAGACCTAAGCCAGTTAAATCAACCAGCAATTGGAGGTGGAGGCATCTGTGCTGCTTACCCTACATTGTTATATTTGAATTCTGCTTCTTCAGCCTCGTCGTTGGGGTCTCAGTAGTCACCATATACTTTGTCGATAGTTACAATAATATCGAAACTATAAAACCATTCACAGCCCACATTATTATGATAACTGTGGCGCTGCTACTAGCCTTCAATGTCATTGCCAATTTGTACACATGGAGCCGAACATTCAGGGCATTGATATTCTCGCAAAGACGACATTTGCAAAGGAGTATCGCCAAGTTGGACACACTAAAGAGCGAAGGATTTATACAGACGCTGAAGTACGAAGTTACTTTGATGATTGAAATGGTCAAGTGCCTGGATAGTTTTACCGCTCAACAAAGTAGACTCGTATTAATAGTTGATGGACTAGACAGCTGCGAGCAAGACAAAGTGCTGCTCGTTCTTGACGCAATGCAAGCACTTTTTCTCGACAACGGCTGCCCGTTTATTATAATCCTCGCGATAGACCCCCACATTATTTCAAAAGCCGTGGAAGTTAACAGCCGGCGACTGTTTACCGAATCTAATATCGGAGGTCATGATTATTTACGGAATATGGTCCATGTGCCTTTCTATCTACAGAACAGCGGACTGCGTAAGGTCAAAATTGCACAACAGACTGCGCAGCTTTACAAAAAGGGGACCTGGTATGAGACCGAGGAGAGCGTTAATTACGCGACCACAAGTTCGATACATCATCCGGTATCAAACAGACGTCTGAGCACCGAGTCAAGTGTCATGAATagcaatgaaaaattaaaaccaccGAGTCGTAAAGGCAGCAGAAAAATGAGACTGAGCGAGTCAATTGCCAGCAGCATCGGCAGCAACTTGAATCGTTTGGGTGGCGCCCAAGATTTAAACAAAATGCTGCTTACTGATGATTACTTCAGTGACGTTAACCCGCGTAGTATGAGACGTCTGATGAATGTTGTCTATGTTacag GAAGATTATTGAAAGCATTCCAAATTGATTTCAACTGGTATCATTTAGCCAGCTGGATCAATATTACCGAACAATGGCCTTTCCGCACATCCTGGATTATTCATCATTATGACAAAGGTGACGAGTGTGATGACACAACGCCTCTGAAAGTTGTATATGATAA AGTGCGGCCGCAAATACCAACGCTGAAAGAAGTTCAACCGCTTCTGGAAATAGACAGAGATGAGCGTAAACTCGACGCATTTCTTGGCGTTCATCGTAACGATCTCCTTGTCAGTGACATGAAAATATTCCTGCCGTTTACGATAAATCTTGATCCgtatattaagaaaaaaataaaagaagaacAGCAGAGCATGGAGGATGACGGAAGTATGGCGATGTACAAAAATCCGTGGCAGAAAAGTGTCATAGAACCGCCCTGGGGAAATAGGACTAATTTATCTAATCGTCATGCTAAGCTCACTAAGACCCCAAGCTTACAGGGATCAGTGTATCCTCCTCCAGCTCCTATAATACCCTGGCAAGTTCCTACGATGGCTTATGACTGGACTCAAACCCCCTGGATGTCGATGCCGCCGGTCGAGctgataaataaatcattatctGCTACTACAACTTTGCCCACGGACATTCTTGAGTTAAAATTATCGAGTTTGTCTGTTAATAGTGTTTGTGATCTCTTGTCTAAAGTTGATGAACTAAATCCAAATAATATTGagtcttataaaaatattgttagaGAAAATAATATCACGGGCAAAGTTTTGTTGCACTGTGATTTGGCTGAATTGAAGgag GTACTCAAAATGACATTCGGTGATTGGGAATTATTCCGTATGGTAATTGTGTCATTACGCGAGCAAGAACGAACGTCATTTACAACCTGTGAAGAAGGTCCGCGTAGTGTCCGTTTTACAGTCCAGCCGGAAATAAATCGCAaag atgtcaGAGAAACTCAAGTTAATAACCCGAGAGTTCTCACGCATGTAGATAAAGAAAAATCTATCAGCCGAACAGATGGACCACCAAGACGCGATTCTACAAAACACTCGATTATGGAAAAGCAg GTGACTCTAGAAGAGCAGATGATTTGCGGAGCCCTTCAAACTTTGAATGAAGAAGCGTGTGAGGATGTACTGAACGTACCATCGCCCAGCGTAGTGCCACCACCAGACTCACTTCCAG GTGGGCGAGCACGGTCAGTCAGTGTCACCACAGCCCCCGACACAGACTACGTCCTGCTGCAACCGTCTCCTATTTACCACTGGGTCCCCGTACCCGACGAGCCCGAAAGCTCAGACGACAGTTCTCAGGGTTCGACGACCCAATTGCATCGATCAAGTTCACAGCGAAGTGTCACCTCTCAACGAAGCACCAGGTCAACTTATTCTTACAACAATCGCGTGAAGAAGAAGCCACCAACCAGCACTGCCGCCCGTCCAACTTCACTGCGAATTTCACCGACAGCCTCACCGCGACCTGCTTATCGCTCAAAGTCCACTGACGAGTATCCCACCAAGAATGAGGTCCCAGCCAAACAAATTCCGTCATCCGCGCTGCTGGGAAACAATCTCCGACACTCGACACCCACAATAAccgatgaaataaaaataatagtaccGACTGTTCCGAcaaatttagataaattaacaaaactaAAGGATCGATTGATTGGCACATCATCTAGCCCGTCACTGCACGCATGTGAAAGCGACGATGAGTCGACACCTCTGGTGTCGGAACTTTCTACACCCTCGCACACACAGTCCGACAGTGTTTTCACCCACGCGTTGAGTCCTGAGAGTGACCAGTCGCCTCTTTCTATGAAAAGTCTCCCGCAAACTGGAGAACATGCTATTGACATCCAGTACTGCGATTCTATGAGTCTTGTTATCCATGAGTCAGCAGACGCTAGATCTTTGTCACGACAAAATGCCGAAGAGTGGGACAGTCCAGAGACACCGGTGTAA
- the LOC130668949 gene encoding kinase D-interacting substrate of 220 kDa B isoform X2: MRKADNSSREVKIACSVYRIDIDDNEDQTRNNKESKETEKEEKTCFNSLVQLNAKSLKIGHTSLEIKDKDIKLSRLALPLDNKVSKNNGDSEVSTLQVPDFEEFSVREPTSELPISSKNSATTECPSDNLNMNSQVEQEDCEAMIGIRNNKRKSSITNMAISSSIATSLIGVSSQVPRNFITKDPERQFHSATQSRNSICTTISDDMGPDEVAAASGLLSSRRKSRLPLLRLHMPQPHSWSNFISGTGEAEELRSHNSNHHHYHFPHIPVPTITFTGDGPGRKFSIGIRRHSQTTLHRSDSMVSLCYRPLATYITEDNLIALRNFLENKRVPIDDRDENGSTALILSASKGKIQFVRELINHGADVNAEDADNWTALLCAAKEGHTDVCLELLEHGADLEHRDLGGWTALMWASYKGHTSTVTLLLTRGADVNAHGNYHISSLLWAAGRGHTEIVKELIVNGAKVNVGDKYGTTALIWAARKGSLEIVDTLLRAGANVDTAGMYSWTALIVAAIGNYVDVITLLLEYKPNVNALDKDGYTALAIASREGYHEIVSALLNAGAYINIQDRAGDTNLIHAVKNGHRNVVDALLKKHVDVNIAGKDRKTATYIAVEKGNISILKLLLQANPDLEIATKDGDTPLLRAVRSRNGDIVQLLLDKNAKVHATDNKGDTVLHIAMRARSKAIVEILLRNPKNSQLLYRPNRQGETPYNIDLKHPKTILGQVFGARRLNTNEDNENMLGYDLYSSALADILSEPSLSTPITVGLYAKWGSGKSFLLNKLREEMKNFAKQWIDPAFQFSTLLLIVTIHVSVLVGVTVGLALMSWIIGIIVGVSTLTLVYTVLGLTWYSNNHYDWRWPYKFNVGLTTKLNSLRLLLQVIFCHPPGSQTNDGLTIQPIKFYFTDQTRVGTTAAGENAVVQMVGSLYDSIENDFGSLVTRLYRAFRPKPVKSTSNWRWRHLCCLPYIVIFEFCFFSLVVGVSVVTIYFVDSYNNIETIKPFTAHIIMITVALLLAFNVIANLYTWSRTFRALIFSQRRHLQRSIAKLDTLKSEGFIQTLKYEVTLMIEMVKCLDSFTAQQSRLVLIVDGLDSCEQDKVLLVLDAMQALFLDNGCPFIIILAIDPHIISKAVEVNSRRLFTESNIGGHDYLRNMVHVPFYLQNSGLRKVKIAQQTAQLYKKGTWYETEESVNYATTSSIHHPVSNRRLSTESSVMNSNEKLKPPSRKGSRKMRLSESIASSIGSNLNRLGGAQDLNKMLLTDDYFSDVNPRSMRRLMNVVYVTGRLLKAFQIDFNWYHLASWINITEQWPFRTSWIIHHYDKGDECDDTTPLKVVYDKVRPQIPTLKEVQPLLEIDRDERKLDAFLGVHRNDLLVSDMKIFLPFTINLDPYIKKKIKEEQQSMEDDGSMAMYKNPWQKSVIEPPWGNRTNLSNRHAKLTKTPSLQGSVYPPPAPIIPWQVPTMAYDWTQTPWMSMPPVELINKSLSATTTLPTDILELKLSSLSVNSVCDLLSKVDELNPNNIESYKNIVRENNITGKVLLHCDLAELKEVLKMTFGDWELFRMVIVSLREQERTSFTTCEEGPRSVRFTVQPEINRKDVRETQVNNPRVLTHVDKEKSISRTDGPPRRDSTKHSIMEKQVGEHGQSVSPQPPTQTTSCCNRLLFTTGSPYPTSPKAQTTVLRVRRPNCIDQVHSEVSPLNEAPGQLILTTIA, from the exons ATGCGGAAGGCTGACAACTCTAGCAGAGAGGTCAAGATTGCGTGCTCAGTTTACCGCATTGACATCGATGACAATGAAGACCAGACTAGAAATAACAAAGAGAGTAAGGAGACGGAGAAAGAAGAAAAGACTTGTTTCAACTCTTTGGTTCAACTCAACGCTAAATCATTGAAAATTGGACACACGTCTcttgaaataaaagataaagacATTAAACTGAGCCGACTAGCTCTTCCACTTGACAATAaagtatcaaaaaataatggaGATTCTGAAGTATCGACACTTCAAGTTCCGGATTTCGAAGAATTTTCAGTTCGTGAGCCCACTTCTGAGCTTCCGAtttcttcaaaaaattcaGCTACGACGGAATGCCCGTCAGATAATTTGAATATGAACAGTCAAGTGGAACAAGAGGATTGCGAAGCTATGATAGgaattagaaataataagcgAAAATCTAGCATCACTAATATGGCCATTAGTTCCAGTATCGCAACGAGTCTTATCGGCGTTTCTTCCCAAGTGCCCCGTAATTTTATAACTAAAGACCCTGAAAGACAATTTCACAGTGCAACCCAGTCAAGAAATTCAATTTGCACAACTATCAGTGACGACATGGGTCCTGATGAAGTCGCCGCAGCTTCAGGTTTACTTTCGTCCAGAAGAAAATCACGACTGCCATTGCTGCGTCTTCATATGCCTCAGCCGCATTCTTGGTCAAATTTCATATCAGGAACCGGCGAAGCCGAGGAATTACGTTCTCATAACAGcaatcatcatcattatcattttcCACATATTCCTGTACCGACAATCACATTCACCGGCGACGGACCCGGTCGCAAGTTCAGCATCGGCATTAGACGTCACTCGCAGACG ACTCTCCACCGGTCGGACTCGATGGTGTCGCTGTGCTACCGGCCCCTTGCCACTTACATCACCGAGGACAACCTCATCGCTCTTAGAAACTTTCTTGAGAATAAAAGAGTGCCCATTGATGACCGTGATGAG AATGGCAGTACAGCTCTCATCCTCTCAGCGTCGAAAGGTAAAATCCAATTCGTCCGCGAGCTCATCAATCATGGGGCGGATGTCAATGCCGAAGATGCCGACAACTGGACAGCACTTTTGTGCGCAGCGAAAGAAGGACATACGGACGTGTGCTTGGAACTGCTGGAGCATGGAGCGGATCTCGAGCACAGAGACTTGGGAGGGTGGACCGCTCTCATGTGGGCTTCATACAAAGGCCACACGTCCACGGTAACGTTGCTCCTAACACGGGGTGCTGATGTAAATGCTCACGGAAATTATCACATATCATCATTGCTGTGGGCAGCAGGACGAGGACACACTGAAATAGTCAAGGAGCTTATTGTCAACGGTGCTAAAGTTAACGTCGGTGATAAGTACGGGACAACTGCGCTGATTTGGGCAGCGAGAAAAGGCAGCCTTGAAATAGTCGACACTCTGTTGAGAGCTGGAGCAAATGTTGATACAGCTGGTATGTATTCATGGACGGCACTCATTGTCGCAGCTATCGGCAATTATGTTGATGTGATCACGCTGCTGTTGGAGTACAAACCGAATGTAAATGCACTTGATAAAGACGGGTACACAGCACTAGCAATAGCCTCTCGCGAAGGTTATCACGAGATAGTCTCCGCTCTGCTCAATGCCGGTGCGTACATTAATATCCAAGACCGTGCTGGCGACACAAATTTAATTCACGCTGTTAAAAATGGCCATCGTAATGTCGTCGATgcgcttttaaaaaaacacgTTGACGTAAATATTGCTGGTAAAGATAGAAAGACTGCTACGTACATTGCCGTGGAAAAAGGTAATATAtcgatattaaaattactattacaAGCAAATCCTGATCTCGAAATAGCAACAAAAGATGGTGACACGCCGTTATTACGCGCTGTAAGATCACGTAATGGTGATATAGTCCAATTATTATTAGATAAAAATGCCAAAGTTCATGCTACGGATAATAAAGGAGACACGGTGCTGCATATTGCAATGCGAGCCCGTTCAAAAGCAATTGTTGAAATACTTTTAAGGAATCCAAAAAATAGCCAGCTGCTCTATCGTCCCAATAGACAAGGCGAGACGCCTTATAATATTGACTTGAAGCATCCAAAGACTATTTTAGGGCAAGTTTTCGGCGCCCGTCGGCTCAACACTAATGAGGACAACGAAAATATGCTCGGATACGACTTATACAGCAGTGCTCTGGCAGATATTCTCAGCGAGCCCTCTCTCTCGACACCGATCACCGTAGGGCTGTACGCGAAATGGGGATCAGGAAAGTCTTTTTTGCTAAACAAGTTACGCGAAGAGATGAAAAACTTTGCCAAGCAGTGGATCGATCCTGCGTTCCAATTCTCAACACTGCTATTAATCGTCACAATTCATGTCTCTGTACTCGTTGGAGTTACTGTAGGCTTAGCTTTGATGTCGTGGATCATCGGTATTATAGTGGGCGTATCGACACTTACTCTAGTTTACACAGTGCTGGGACTCACGTGGTACTCAAACAATCATTACGATTGGCGTTGGCCGTATAAGTTCAACGTTGGTTTGACGACCAAGCTCAATTCGTTAAGACTATTGCTCCAAGTAATATTTTGTCATCCTCCTGGTAGCCAGACAAATGATGGCCTAACAATACagccaattaaattttatttcactgaTCAAACACGAGTGGGAACAACAGCTGCCGGCGAGAATGCCGTTGTACAAATGGTTGGTTCACTGTATGATTCTATTGAAAATGACTTTGGATCACTTGTTACTCGGCTGTATCGAGCCTTCAGACCTAAGCCAGTTAAATCAACCAGCAATTGGAGGTGGAGGCATCTGTGCTGCTTACCCTACATTGTTATATTTGAATTCTGCTTCTTCAGCCTCGTCGTTGGGGTCTCAGTAGTCACCATATACTTTGTCGATAGTTACAATAATATCGAAACTATAAAACCATTCACAGCCCACATTATTATGATAACTGTGGCGCTGCTACTAGCCTTCAATGTCATTGCCAATTTGTACACATGGAGCCGAACATTCAGGGCATTGATATTCTCGCAAAGACGACATTTGCAAAGGAGTATCGCCAAGTTGGACACACTAAAGAGCGAAGGATTTATACAGACGCTGAAGTACGAAGTTACTTTGATGATTGAAATGGTCAAGTGCCTGGATAGTTTTACCGCTCAACAAAGTAGACTCGTATTAATAGTTGATGGACTAGACAGCTGCGAGCAAGACAAAGTGCTGCTCGTTCTTGACGCAATGCAAGCACTTTTTCTCGACAACGGCTGCCCGTTTATTATAATCCTCGCGATAGACCCCCACATTATTTCAAAAGCCGTGGAAGTTAACAGCCGGCGACTGTTTACCGAATCTAATATCGGAGGTCATGATTATTTACGGAATATGGTCCATGTGCCTTTCTATCTACAGAACAGCGGACTGCGTAAGGTCAAAATTGCACAACAGACTGCGCAGCTTTACAAAAAGGGGACCTGGTATGAGACCGAGGAGAGCGTTAATTACGCGACCACAAGTTCGATACATCATCCGGTATCAAACAGACGTCTGAGCACCGAGTCAAGTGTCATGAATagcaatgaaaaattaaaaccaccGAGTCGTAAAGGCAGCAGAAAAATGAGACTGAGCGAGTCAATTGCCAGCAGCATCGGCAGCAACTTGAATCGTTTGGGTGGCGCCCAAGATTTAAACAAAATGCTGCTTACTGATGATTACTTCAGTGACGTTAACCCGCGTAGTATGAGACGTCTGATGAATGTTGTCTATGTTacag GAAGATTATTGAAAGCATTCCAAATTGATTTCAACTGGTATCATTTAGCCAGCTGGATCAATATTACCGAACAATGGCCTTTCCGCACATCCTGGATTATTCATCATTATGACAAAGGTGACGAGTGTGATGACACAACGCCTCTGAAAGTTGTATATGATAA AGTGCGGCCGCAAATACCAACGCTGAAAGAAGTTCAACCGCTTCTGGAAATAGACAGAGATGAGCGTAAACTCGACGCATTTCTTGGCGTTCATCGTAACGATCTCCTTGTCAGTGACATGAAAATATTCCTGCCGTTTACGATAAATCTTGATCCgtatattaagaaaaaaataaaagaagaacAGCAGAGCATGGAGGATGACGGAAGTATGGCGATGTACAAAAATCCGTGGCAGAAAAGTGTCATAGAACCGCCCTGGGGAAATAGGACTAATTTATCTAATCGTCATGCTAAGCTCACTAAGACCCCAAGCTTACAGGGATCAGTGTATCCTCCTCCAGCTCCTATAATACCCTGGCAAGTTCCTACGATGGCTTATGACTGGACTCAAACCCCCTGGATGTCGATGCCGCCGGTCGAGctgataaataaatcattatctGCTACTACAACTTTGCCCACGGACATTCTTGAGTTAAAATTATCGAGTTTGTCTGTTAATAGTGTTTGTGATCTCTTGTCTAAAGTTGATGAACTAAATCCAAATAATATTGagtcttataaaaatattgttagaGAAAATAATATCACGGGCAAAGTTTTGTTGCACTGTGATTTGGCTGAATTGAAGgag GTACTCAAAATGACATTCGGTGATTGGGAATTATTCCGTATGGTAATTGTGTCATTACGCGAGCAAGAACGAACGTCATTTACAACCTGTGAAGAAGGTCCGCGTAGTGTCCGTTTTACAGTCCAGCCGGAAATAAATCGCAaag atgtcaGAGAAACTCAAGTTAATAACCCGAGAGTTCTCACGCATGTAGATAAAGAAAAATCTATCAGCCGAACAGATGGACCACCAAGACGCGATTCTACAAAACACTCGATTATGGAAAAGCAg GTGGGCGAGCACGGTCAGTCAGTGTCACCACAGCCCCCGACACAGACTACGTCCTGCTGCAACCGTCTCCTATTTACCACTGGGTCCCCGTACCCGACGAGCCCGAAAGCTCAGACGACAGTTCTCAGGGTTCGACGACCCAATTGCATCGATCAAGTTCACAGCGAAGTGTCACCTCTCAACGAAGCACCAGGTCAACTTATTCTTACAACAATCGCGTGA